The Apium graveolens cultivar Ventura chromosome 6, ASM990537v1, whole genome shotgun sequence genome contains a region encoding:
- the LOC141667138 gene encoding uncharacterized protein LOC141667138 isoform X3: MNNNSHNIFFTILSCFTFFFPILVSANAELRALMELKSSLDPDNKFLKSWTFEGDPCSSFQGVACNHHLKVANITLQGKGLTGKLSPAVAGLRCLSGLYLHYNFLSGEIPTEIFGLTELIDLYLNVNNFSGIIPPEIGKMPSLQVLDLCCNQMNGSIPTEIGNLKKLSAITLQHNRLTGPIPPSVGNLGMLKRLDLSFNQLSGNIPVTIANPAELKILDLQNNTLSGVVPPALKKLNGGFKGENNPGLCGVGFSSLRVCSTWDNSNINQAEPFAPKINSTAKKHVPMTAKIPEGCSHTHCSKSSKLPRVAIITGVIICGITLMVGAFLFVFQLRRRKQKIGFTADSASDDRLSMNETKDLTSRSASPLITLEYSNKWDPMMSYQIGSEDSDNFLHRFNFNLEEIESATQYFSELNLLGKSKFSAVYKGILKDGSVVAIKCVHVINCKSEETEFMNGLRLLTSLRHENLAKLRGFCCSMSRGECYLIYDFALNGNLSQYLDAVDGGDDNLDWTTKVSIIKGIAKG, translated from the exons ATGAACAACAATTCCCATAATATTTTCTTCACAATTCTTTCATGTTTTACATTTTTCTTTCCCATATTGGTCAGTGCAAATGCAGAGCTCAGAGCTTTAATGGAGCTCAAATCTTCTTTGGATCCAGATAACAAGTTCTTGAAATCTTGGACTTTTGAAGGTGACCCATGTAGCTCTTTTCAAGGTGTTGCTTGTAATCATCATCTTAAAGTTGCTAATATTACATTACAAGGTAAAGGCCTCACAGGAAAATTGTCACCTGCAGTGGCTGGACTTAGGTGCTTGTCTGGTCTTTACTTGCATTACAATTTCTTGTCTGGTGAGATACCAACAGAAATTTTTGGTCTCACTGAGTTGATTGATCTTTATCTCAATGTCAATAATTTTTCTGGGATCATACCTCCAGAAATTGGAAAAATGCCCAGTCTTCAAG TTCTGGATCTCTGTTGTAATCAAATGAATGGGAGCATACCGACAGAAATCGGGAATTTAAAGAAGCTAAGTGCTATAACATTGCAGCATAACAGATTGACAGGTCCAATACCTCCCAGTGTTGGCAATCTGGGGATGTTAAAAAGACTTGATTTGAGCTTTAACCAACTCTCTGGTAACATTCCTGTTACTATAGCTAATCCTGCCGAGTTGAAGATTCTTGATCTTCAAAACAACACGCTTTCCGGAGTTGTTCCTCCTG CTTTGAAGAAATTAAACGGAGGATTCAAGGGCGAAAACAATCCTGGTTTATGTGGAGTTGGTTTTTCTTCATTAAGAGTTTGCAGCACTTGGGATAATTCAAATATCAACCAAGCAGAACCTTTTGCACCAAAAATAAACTCCACTGCTAAAAAACATGTACCTATGACTGCCAAGATTCCAGAAGGTTGCAGCCATACTCATTGCTCGAAATCATCGAAACTCCCTAGAGTCGCAATTATTACAGGTGTGATTATATGCGGTATTACATTGATGGTTGGTGCCTTTCTGTTCGTTTTTCAGTTACGTAGGCGAAAACAGAAGATTGGGTTTACAGCTGATAGTGCCTCAGATGACCGGCTTAGTATGAATGAGACCAAGGATTTGACCTCAAGAAGTGCTTCTCCTCTTATAACTCTCGAGTACAGCAATAAATGGGATCCAATGATGAGTTATCAGATTGGCAGTGAAGATTCTGATAATTTTTTGCATAGGTTTAATTTCAATTTGGAAGAGATAGAATCTGCAACACAGTACTTTTCAGAGTTAAATTTGTTGGGAAAGAGCAAATTTTCTGCTGTCTACAAAGGAATTCTAAAAGATGGATCAGTTGTAGCTATCAAATGTGTGCATGTTATCAACTGTAAATCAGAGGAAACCGAGTTCATGAATGGATTACGATTATTGACCTCTCTAAGACATGAAAACCTTGCTAAATTGCGCGGTTTTTGCTGTTCAATGAGCAGGGGAGAATGTTATTTGATATACGATTTTGCCTTGAACGGTAACCTGTCGCAATATTTGGACGCGGTTGATGGGGGTGATGACAATCTTGACTGGACCACGAAGGTTTCTATCATCAAAGGGATAGCCAAAGGTTAG